AAGACGACGGATCTGCATACGCTGGTTGGTCCGGTGAAGTTCGGTGGCGTGCACCCGAACGTTTCCAAGACGCCGATCCTCGGTGGCCAGTGGCTCAAGGGCGACAAGCGTCCCTTCGATCTCAAGATCGTGGAGACCTCGCTCTATCCGATCATGGAGCCCGAAGGCAAACTTCGGCCCATGTCGTGGTGAACCCCATGGCCGTTGAACGAATGGACCGCGCCTCGGGCGCGGTCCTGCTGTCAGCTCGTGGCGTTTCGAAATCGTTTGCCGGCTTGCATGTCGTCAAGAATGTCGACCTTGACGTCCGAGCAGGCGAGGTCCTGGGGGTGCTTGGTCCAAATGGAGCAGGGAAGACCACCCTCTTCAATCTGATCAGCGGTGACCTCGCATTGAGCTCCGGCGAGATCACACTCACGGACCGGCCCATTTCGAAGCTGCCAGCCCATCGACGAGCTGCGCTTGGGATTGGAAGGACCTATCAGATCCCGCGCCCGTACGGGGCCATGACGGCTTTTGAGAATCTTCTGGTCTCGGCGATGTTCTCGGCGGGGAAATCGGAGCGGGACTCGTCTCGGACCTGCCTGACGGTGCTTGAGGATTGTGGTCTGTCTTCCCAGGCGAACCGCCCGGCAGGCTCGCTGACCCTTCTCGACCGCAAGAGACTTGAGCTGGCGCGAGCCTTGGCGGGTCAGCCGAAGCTGCTGCTGCTGGACGAAATCGCGGGCGGGCTGACCGATGAAGAAGCTGCGGATCTGGTCCTGCTGATCCGGAAGATCCAACATAGCGGCGTGACGATCATCTGGATCGAGCACGTTGTCCACGCCTTGATGACGGTCGCAGACCGCATGATGGTTCTCGATTTCGGCTCCAAGATTGCGGACGGCAGGCCAGGTGACGTCATGGCTGATCCGGAGGTTCGTCGAGCGTACATGGGGATGGAGGCATGACCGCAATCCTTGAGGTGCGCAATCTGTGTGCGGGTTACGGCGACTTTCAAGCGCTCTTCAATGTCGATCTTGAAATCGCAGCCGGCGAAGTTATCGCGCTGATCGGCGCGAATGGCGCGGGCAAGAGCACGCTCTTGAAGGCCATCACAGGTCTCGTAACTCCCAGCGCCGGCAGGATCGCATTCGCAGGCGAAGCGACTGCGAATCGTCCGGCGCACGCCCTGGTGCGCAAAGGTCTCGCGATGGTTCCTGAAGGGCGCAGATTGTTCAGGGGAATGACGGTGGAGGACAATCTGCGCGTCTGCCTTGACCGGGCGCGAACGGATGTCGAGCCGGCATCGCGATGGACGATTCCGCGAATCCATGAGCTGTTCCCGGCATTGAAGGAGCGCCGTCGCGAGCTGGTCGAAAGACTGTCGGGCGGGCAGCAGCAGATGGTTGCAATAGGCCGTGCGCTGCTGGCACAGCCTCGCTTGCTTCTTTGTGACGAGATCTCACTGGGTCTCGCGCCCAAGGTCGTCAAAGAGATCTATCAGAAGTTTCCAGAGATCCGTGCGAGCGGCACGTCGATCGTGATCGTTGAGCAGGACGTGTCTCTCGCAAAATCCTCGAGTGATTTCCTCTTTTGCATGCTGGAAGGGCGGGTGACGCTCTCCGGTCCGTCGCGCGAGATCGGTCTCGAGGAGATTTCCCGCGCATACTTTGGAGCACATTCATGAGGTGGCTGGACGCGCTCGTTCAAGGTGCTCTTCTGGGCGGGCTCTATGCCCAGTATGCTCTGGGAATGGCGTTGATGTTCGGTGTGATGCGAATCGTCAACATCGCGCATGGCGATCTCGTCATCCTGCTGGCGCTGCTCGGAATATCTCTTGTCAGCGTGCTCGGAGTGTCGCCGCTTGTTGCACCCTTTCTGCTGGTGCCGGTTGGTGTTCTCATCGGGTGGGCTCTTCAGCGTGGAGTCCTGAATAGAGTCGTCAAGGCCGATCCGCTGCCATCCCTCGTTGCAACATTCGGCCTGTCGATCGCGTTGCAGAACCTGATGCTGCAGATCTGGTCGGCCGATACGAGATCGCTTTCGCTTGGTGCGCTCTCGTCCATGTCGATCGAACTGGGTTCCATCTATGTGGGAGTCCTCCCGCTCTGCGTGTTTGCCTTCGCGGTCGCACTAACGGCCTGCCTTCATCTGGCACTGCAATTCACGAAGTTCGGACGTGCCTTGCGGGCGGCTGCGGCCGACGGAGAGGCTGCAACTCTATCGGGGGTCGACACCAAAGGAGTCTATGCAGTCGCTACCGCCATTGCAGTTGGCATTCTCGGCGCAGCAGCCTTTTGCCAGGCGACGCGCACGACCGTGGCCCCGGCGGATGGTGGCGCTCAGCTCATCTACGCGTTCGAAGCCGTCATCATCGGAGGGATGGGCCATATCAGTGGCGCATTTCTCGGGGCCATGATCGTGGGCATCGCGCAGGTGGTCGGCTCTCGTGCCGATCCGGGATGGGGCATCCTGTCCGGTCATATCGTTTTTCTACTCGTGCTCGCCTTGCGTCCGCAGGGCCTGATGTCCCGCACCTGAGCAGCCAGCAAATCGATGCCTGATTCCAACGTAATTTTGTGGCGGCAGACGACTTCTAGCGTCATTGCGCTGGCGGTCAGTGTGTTGATCCTCGTGGCCATTCCGACCATGCCGTATTGGGCGAGCAACGGTCACATTCGATGGGCGATCGAATTGAGCTGTCTCGTGGCGATCGCCCAGATGTGGAACTTGCTTGCTGGATATGCCGGACTGGTATCGGTCGGCCAGCAGGCATTCATCGGGGTCGGCGGCTACACTCTTTTCGTACTGGCCAACAACATGGGCTTCAATCCGTTCTTGACGGTACCACTGAGCGCTTTCGCTGCAGCTGTGGTTTCGGTCCCGGCCTATGTCCTGTTGCGTCGACTCGACGGGCCCTATTTCGCCATCGGAACGTGGGTATTCGCTGAAGCACTTAGGCTGCTCACGGCAAATATCCCCTATGTGAACGGCGGCTCAGGCATGTCACTGCGCGTGATGGCGCAGTACACGGCGGATCAACGAGCTTTGGGTCTGACGATCATGAGCTCACTCCTGCTGTTGTGCACGGTCGGAGGGTCCTACGCGCTCCTGCGCTCGCGCTTCGGTCTCGCTGTCATGGCGATCCGCGACGAGCCGGTCGCGGCAGCGAGCCAAGGCGTCAACGTCAAGAGAATCCGCCTGATGATCTGGATGCTGGCTGCGGCCGGAACGGGAATGGCTGGGGCATTGTACTACGCCGCCCAACTGCGTATCACGCCCGACGCAGGTTTCGACCCCTATTGGTCGTCAATCTGCATTTTCAGCGTGATGGTCGGTGGTGTAGGGAGGTTGGAAGGGCCTATCATCGGAGCGCTGCTGTATTTCTTCGCTACGCGGTTTCTTGGCCAGTACGGCGCGACCTATCTTGTTGCGCTTGGTCTGTTGACCCTTCTCATGGCGCTATTTTCGCCTGGCGGCCTCTGGAGCCAGCTGTCGAAGCTCGGGAATTGGCCTTGGTTTCCGGTGACTAGGACCGTTGTTAATCTGCCCCGACGGGCGGAGGACGTGAAAAGTGCAGGTGGAGCAGGGGGACTCGCGCCGCGACATTCCAGCGGTGGTTGATCCGCGATCCGCCTCGCGCCATAGATCATCCAGCGGTCCCGTCAAGGATCTGTCCGGTGGTCGGCTTGGGCAGAGTTACCGTTGCTCTTTTGGGAAGCCCACCCTCATGATGGCTGCGGATAGCGCTACTCCGGCGCGCAAGGACATCGAAGCTCGGATCACGCCCCTGACCTCCCTGATCGGGTCAGCAATTGCCCGTGATCGTTCGCCGTTTTCCGGTACAATCCGCCGTTCTGATGGGGGTGAAGCAAAGGGCAGCCTGCAATGAGATCTACCTAAGCGCTTGAGGTGCAATGACAATTTTCTCGATCCGCGCGGACTCCCTCTCCGCCAATGCCTCTGAGGTCCTATAAATCATCGAAGCCGTCGAGATGGCTATGGCGTGGCCGAAGCAACGCGTTCGAGAAGAGCCAGTAGCCCGCGGAGAATTTCGAGCGGAGCCGGCGGGCACCCCGGGACATGCAGATCGACCGGCACGACCTCTCCCACGCCCCCCACCACGGCATAGCTGCCGGCGAAGCACCCGCCGTCGTGGGCGCAGTCGCCCACGGTCACGACCCACTTCGGATTTGGTGTTGCGTTGTAGGTCCGCTCCAGCGCCATGCGCATGTTCTTCGTCACCGGCCCAGTCACCAGCAGCACGTCCGCGTGGCGCGGTGAGGCGACGAAGCGGAGGCCGAAGCGTTCGAGATCGTAATAGGCGTTGTTGAGTGCATGAATTTCCAGCTCGCAGCCGTTGCAGGAGCCGGCGTCGACTTCGCGGATCGACAGCGACCGGCCAAGGCGTCGGCGGGCCGCCCGCTCCAGCGCAGCGCCCACTTCTGCAAATGCCCGGTCGTCGGCCGACGGCGCCGGCTCCGTCAACGGCATCTGCACGAGACTCTGGAACAGCAGCTTTCTCATCTGGATGGACGTCCCTAGAGGTCGTGGCCCGAGTAGGAGCAGTTGAATGATTTGTTGCAGAGCGGGAAATCGGCAACGATGTTGTCTTGGATCGCGGCCTCCAGCAGCGGCCATTGGAACCAGGAAGGGTCACGCAGATGGCAGTGCGCAATGCTGTTGTCGGCATTGAGCCTGAGCCAGACCAGGATGTCGCCGCGAAAACCCTCCACCAGCGCCATGCCCTCGCGAACCTCGCCGGCCATGGGCAGATCGATCCGCAACTCGCCCTGCGGCATCCGCTCCAGCAGTTGGGTGACGAGCCCTAGACTCTGCTCGATCTCGCGAACGCGAATCCACACCCGCGCGTTGACGTCGCCGGCCTCGAGCACAGGAATCTCGAAGGCGAGCTTGTCATAGGGCGCGTAGGCAAGATGCTTGCGTGCGTCGAAGGTGCGGCCCGATGCGCGGCCGATGAAGCCGCCGGGTGCGTATTGACGGGCGAGATCGGCCTTCACCGTGCCCGTGGTGACGGTGCGATCCTGGAGCGAGGCCGTGTTGTCGTAGAGTTCGACGAGGGCTGGGAAGCGTGCCTGGATATCGCTCACCAGCGATCGGATCGCCTGGATGCCATCCTGGTTGATATCGGTCGCAACGCCGCCGGGCAGGATCAAGTCGCGCATCAGGCGGTGCCCGAAAACATTGCCCGCGCCGCGCAGCACCTTCTCGCGTAACACGCCGCAATGGGCCAGCATCAGGGCGAAGGAAGCGTCGTTGCAGATTGCGCCGAAATCGCCGAGATGATTGGCGAGACGTTCCAGCTCCGCCATCAGCGCGCGCAGATGGTGCGCACGCAGCGGAACTTCCACCCCCAACGCAGCCTCCACCGCGCGCGCGAAGGCCAGTCCGTAGGCGACCGTGCTGTCACCGGAGGCGCGAGCTGCGAGCTTGCCCGCCTTCCCAAGGTTCGCGCCCGCAATCAGGCCCTCGATACCCTTGTGCACATAGCCGAGCCGAGGCTCTAACCGCACCACGGTCTCGCCGTTGGCGGTGAAGCGGAAGTGGCCGGGCTCGATGATGCCGGCATGGACCGGGCCGACCGGAATCTGATGCAGGCCGGCGCCTTCGACGGGAAGGAACGCATAGGTCTTGTCGATCGGCGTCGGCTCGGGCTTCGCAGCGAGCGGATGCCGCAGGCCCCAATTGCCGTGGTCGAGCCAGGCGCGCGGGTCCGGCAGGCCCTGCGGCTCCAGGCCGCGGAGATCGCGGATGGTCCGTTCCAGCCGAAGTGCCGGTGGGTGGTGCAGACCGACCGACGGATAGCGGCGGGTCGGGCAATCGAGCGTGACGATGCCGACCACAGTTTTCGGCGCATCGAGCAGCGCCATGTGAACGCGATCCGCCTCGCCCCAAAGGCCGAGCAGTTCCCAGTCGGCGCCGGCAAGTCCCGCGATCGCCGCGTTCCAAGTCGCGACGCCGACGACGGCGCGCGGCCAGGGACAGGGGCTCGATGCAAGCTCGCCTTGGCGCAGGAGTTCGTCGAGGCCCATTGCGATCACCCCAGAATATCGGCGACGTGCCGGAACCACATGACCAGCGTGGGCGGGAGGAAGATTCCGGCGATCAGCACGAGACCGAAATGCACGATCATCGGCATGTAGGAGGCATCCGATGGTGCAGTGCTCCCGGTCGGCGCGCCAAAGGCGATACCGTTGAGATGATAGAACAGCGCGCCGAGCGCGAGCAGGATGCCGAACACGAGCGGGATGGCAAGCAGCGGCTCGCGCGCGAAGGTTGAGGTCACGACCAGGAATTCGCTCATGAAGACGCCGAACGGCGGCAATCCGGCGATGGCCACGACACCGATCACGAGGCTCCAGCCGAGCGCCGGATGGGTCGCGGTCAGGCCGCGGATATCGGCGATCTTCTGCGTGTCCTTGATCTGCGCGACATGGCCAACGGCAAAGAAGATTCCCGACTTGGTAAGGCTGTGCATCACCATGTGCAGCAGCCCGGCAAAATTGGCGACCGGGCCGCCCATCCCGAAGGCAAAGGTGATGATCCCCATGTGC
This region of Bradyrhizobium sp. SZCCHNS1050 genomic DNA includes:
- a CDS encoding ABC transporter ATP-binding protein, encoding MAVERMDRASGAVLLSARGVSKSFAGLHVVKNVDLDVRAGEVLGVLGPNGAGKTTLFNLISGDLALSSGEITLTDRPISKLPAHRRAALGIGRTYQIPRPYGAMTAFENLLVSAMFSAGKSERDSSRTCLTVLEDCGLSSQANRPAGSLTLLDRKRLELARALAGQPKLLLLDEIAGGLTDEEAADLVLLIRKIQHSGVTIIWIEHVVHALMTVADRMMVLDFGSKIADGRPGDVMADPEVRRAYMGMEA
- a CDS encoding branched-chain amino acid ABC transporter permease — encoded protein: MPDSNVILWRQTTSSVIALAVSVLILVAIPTMPYWASNGHIRWAIELSCLVAIAQMWNLLAGYAGLVSVGQQAFIGVGGYTLFVLANNMGFNPFLTVPLSAFAAAVVSVPAYVLLRRLDGPYFAIGTWVFAEALRLLTANIPYVNGGSGMSLRVMAQYTADQRALGLTIMSSLLLLCTVGGSYALLRSRFGLAVMAIRDEPVAAASQGVNVKRIRLMIWMLAAAGTGMAGALYYAAQLRITPDAGFDPYWSSICIFSVMVGGVGRLEGPIIGALLYFFATRFLGQYGATYLVALGLLTLLMALFSPGGLWSQLSKLGNWPWFPVTRTVVNLPRRAEDVKSAGGAGGLAPRHSSGG
- a CDS encoding NADH-quinone oxidoreductase subunit NuoB, with amino-acid sequence MRKLLFQSLVQMPLTEPAPSADDRAFAEVGAALERAARRRLGRSLSIREVDAGSCNGCELEIHALNNAYYDLERFGLRFVASPRHADVLLVTGPVTKNMRMALERTYNATPNPKWVVTVGDCAHDGGCFAGSYAVVGGVGEVVPVDLHVPGCPPAPLEILRGLLALLERVASATP
- a CDS encoding ABC transporter ATP-binding protein, whose translation is MTAILEVRNLCAGYGDFQALFNVDLEIAAGEVIALIGANGAGKSTLLKAITGLVTPSAGRIAFAGEATANRPAHALVRKGLAMVPEGRRLFRGMTVEDNLRVCLDRARTDVEPASRWTIPRIHELFPALKERRRELVERLSGGQQQMVAIGRALLAQPRLLLCDEISLGLAPKVVKEIYQKFPEIRASGTSIVIVEQDVSLAKSSSDFLFCMLEGRVTLSGPSREIGLEEISRAYFGAHS
- a CDS encoding branched-chain amino acid ABC transporter permease, translating into MRWLDALVQGALLGGLYAQYALGMALMFGVMRIVNIAHGDLVILLALLGISLVSVLGVSPLVAPFLLVPVGVLIGWALQRGVLNRVVKADPLPSLVATFGLSIALQNLMLQIWSADTRSLSLGALSSMSIELGSIYVGVLPLCVFAFAVALTACLHLALQFTKFGRALRAAAADGEAATLSGVDTKGVYAVATAIAVGILGAAAFCQATRTTVAPADGGAQLIYAFEAVIIGGMGHISGAFLGAMIVGIAQVVGSRADPGWGILSGHIVFLLVLALRPQGLMSRT
- a CDS encoding NADH-quinone oxidoreductase subunit C; its protein translation is MGLDELLRQGELASSPCPWPRAVVGVATWNAAIAGLAGADWELLGLWGEADRVHMALLDAPKTVVGIVTLDCPTRRYPSVGLHHPPALRLERTIRDLRGLEPQGLPDPRAWLDHGNWGLRHPLAAKPEPTPIDKTYAFLPVEGAGLHQIPVGPVHAGIIEPGHFRFTANGETVVRLEPRLGYVHKGIEGLIAGANLGKAGKLAARASGDSTVAYGLAFARAVEAALGVEVPLRAHHLRALMAELERLANHLGDFGAICNDASFALMLAHCGVLREKVLRGAGNVFGHRLMRDLILPGGVATDINQDGIQAIRSLVSDIQARFPALVELYDNTASLQDRTVTTGTVKADLARQYAPGGFIGRASGRTFDARKHLAYAPYDKLAFEIPVLEAGDVNARVWIRVREIEQSLGLVTQLLERMPQGELRIDLPMAGEVREGMALVEGFRGDILVWLRLNADNSIAHCHLRDPSWFQWPLLEAAIQDNIVADFPLCNKSFNCSYSGHDL